Proteins from a genomic interval of Paenibacillus sp. RC334:
- a CDS encoding MFS transporter — protein sequence MIKEQTYPNADKLMRVLAFTLVFSVMNAFMFNVVMPVIREEFHISASDVSWLLTGYMIVYAVGSVTYGKLADKYRLKDLLTFGIIFFALGSLIGLFANQFWMLIVARLLQAAGAAVIPATAMIIPVRYFSAEKRGRALGITAIGLALGTALAPIISGLITGFASWRFLFVISMLPLIALPFFRKYLDDQRGENQKFDFLGGLLLGGTVAFLLLSISQSNIIFFLVGIVLFALFIWRITTAKDPFIQPKLFRNKQYSYGLFIAFLGAGVSFGLPYLAPQFLNSLNQLTPATIGLIMFPAAIASALLGKSGGRLADSKGNSFLVYTAVTLMFICFVSLSTFVGASPYLILFLLIFGNVGQTFMQIAMSNTISRTLSRDQIGVGMGLLSLLNFISGAVTTSILGKTLDTSSTFHLNPVVSNVQVFNFSNIFTVLALIALATMGLYALQFRRGSRHNTTAAQQG from the coding sequence ATGATAAAAGAGCAAACTTATCCCAATGCGGATAAGCTTATGCGTGTGTTGGCCTTCACACTTGTTTTTTCAGTGATGAACGCCTTTATGTTTAATGTAGTTATGCCTGTGATTCGTGAGGAATTTCATATTAGTGCTTCCGATGTGAGCTGGCTGTTGACCGGCTATATGATTGTGTATGCGGTTGGCTCCGTGACTTATGGAAAGCTGGCGGATAAATACCGTCTCAAGGATTTACTGACGTTTGGGATTATATTTTTTGCATTAGGTTCGCTTATTGGTCTGTTTGCCAATCAATTTTGGATGCTGATTGTAGCCCGTCTGCTTCAGGCCGCAGGGGCTGCTGTTATTCCGGCGACAGCTATGATCATTCCTGTCCGCTATTTCTCTGCTGAAAAAAGAGGACGCGCCTTGGGCATTACTGCAATCGGATTGGCACTGGGTACGGCGCTGGCTCCGATTATTTCCGGTTTGATTACAGGCTTTGCAAGCTGGCGCTTTTTGTTCGTTATTTCCATGCTGCCGCTTATCGCCTTGCCATTCTTTCGCAAATATTTGGACGACCAGCGTGGAGAGAATCAAAAATTTGATTTTCTTGGTGGATTGCTGCTGGGCGGAACGGTGGCCTTTTTACTGCTTTCCATTTCGCAAAGCAATATTATATTTTTTCTGGTCGGTATTGTGCTGTTTGCTCTGTTTATATGGCGGATTACTACCGCTAAAGATCCATTCATTCAGCCCAAGCTGTTCAGAAACAAGCAATATTCCTACGGATTGTTTATAGCCTTTTTGGGAGCAGGGGTCAGCTTTGGGCTGCCGTACCTGGCGCCGCAGTTTCTGAACAGTCTCAATCAGCTTACGCCTGCAACAATTGGATTGATTATGTTTCCGGCTGCTATTGCGTCGGCGTTGCTTGGTAAAAGCGGTGGGCGCTTGGCCGATAGCAAAGGAAATTCATTTCTAGTCTATACGGCAGTTACGCTTATGTTTATCTGCTTTGTCAGCTTGTCTACCTTTGTGGGCGCGTCTCCGTATCTCATTTTATTTTTGCTCATTTTCGGCAACGTAGGTCAAACCTTTATGCAGATTGCCATGTCTAACACGATTTCCCGTACCTTGTCGAGGGATCAGATTGGTGTTGGAATGGGGCTGCTGTCTCTGCTGAATTTTATTTCCGGTGCAGTGACGACCAGTATTTTGGGTAAAACGCTAGATACCTCGTCTACCTTTCATCTGAATCCTGTCGTATCCAACGTGCAGGTGTTCAATTTTAGCAATATATTTACGGTTCTTGCGCTGATTGCGCTCGCAACCATGGGACTTTACGCCTTGCAGTTTCGCCGGGGCTCACGCCACAATACGACTGCTGCCCAGCAAGGATAA
- a CDS encoding TIGR03943 family protein, giving the protein MNSTFSIRWQYGMRSLLMFGLAVYIITLSRSNSLHYYLAPQMQKLLLLCPVPLLFIALAMAWHGIAGEREGEDLCDCEHPLPQSWFKKTLVYGMLLIPLLFGSLLPNQALGSDMAAKKGMSFTYPNPEIRRKTDIQTTKAPTSSILSTTSLAPSSPPPGGKWSQETLDKLFVPPDKYNVEFAELAKRLYQQPIIQIKPEIFSETIGAIELYKHAFEGKKVQVTGFVYKDGSLPGKGLFAVGRFLVMCCTADAMPFGIIVQSKKVPSFDKDTWVTIEGTLHATQKGNTPVLEIRSEKITTVAQPESPYVYTQADSVATFDRLNATH; this is encoded by the coding sequence GTGAATTCAACCTTTAGCATCCGCTGGCAGTATGGCATGCGCTCCTTGCTCATGTTTGGATTGGCTGTGTATATCATCACCTTGAGCCGCTCGAATTCCCTTCATTACTACTTGGCTCCGCAAATGCAAAAGCTGCTCCTGCTTTGTCCCGTGCCCCTGCTGTTTATCGCTCTGGCCATGGCATGGCACGGCATAGCCGGAGAGCGAGAAGGTGAGGATTTATGTGATTGCGAGCATCCGTTGCCGCAAAGCTGGTTCAAAAAAACGCTTGTATATGGAATGCTGCTCATTCCGCTGCTATTCGGTTCGCTGCTGCCCAATCAGGCACTTGGCAGTGATATGGCAGCCAAAAAAGGCATGTCCTTCACGTATCCCAACCCGGAGATCCGGCGCAAAACAGATATACAGACCACGAAAGCACCGACCTCCTCCATTTTATCGACCACCTCTCTTGCGCCATCTTCGCCCCCTCCAGGGGGAAAATGGAGTCAGGAAACACTGGATAAGCTGTTCGTTCCGCCTGATAAGTACAACGTAGAATTTGCCGAGCTGGCGAAACGTCTATATCAGCAACCGATCATACAAATCAAACCGGAGATTTTTTCCGAAACCATTGGAGCCATCGAATTGTATAAGCACGCTTTTGAAGGAAAAAAGGTGCAGGTGACTGGCTTTGTCTACAAAGACGGCAGCCTGCCGGGCAAAGGTCTATTTGCGGTGGGAAGGTTCCTTGTCATGTGCTGTACTGCCGATGCCATGCCATTCGGAATCATCGTCCAATCCAAGAAGGTCCCGTCCTTTGACAAGGATACGTGGGTGACCATTGAAGGCACATTACATGCCACACAGAAAGGCAATACCCCCGTACTCGAAATTCGATCCGAGAAAATAACCACTGTGGCACAGCCGGAATCCCCTTATGTTTATACCCAGGCAGATTCGGTAGCCACCTTTGATCGATTGAATGCAACACACTAA
- a CDS encoding vWA domain-containing protein codes for MKQRKFNVLLLLFGLLGAVVGFIIGELILNKLIGHWPHIIVIGLYFGIMALCIGLGCLIGEWISPQLNGPSWRQRYSGLSWKLLVPATLVMLFVAGLLLELGYQVNPEGRKSVQDLVLVIDNSGSMQQTDPDNERLTAAKSLIGQMDGDKRVAIVSFESTAQLVQPFTPIGTDAEKQAVYAKIDSMQTLMTGGTEIGLALDETIKEIETQGNAEKGSLVIMLSDGFSDLDSQTALAPYIARQIPINTIGLKLAESDGIALLQNIAQMTGGTYFNVANAQGLTQAFGKIYDKIGDRTLVTERTGEYADSLYFAIYRVTALVIIGVLLGLALGLMFDNRFLARNFAIGGVPAGLLAGFILEKGLSGSPIGDLMIRLVAALVLAALIAVFSLVLPIAENTRRSSGGGNPGVSSGRRTRAPEGPPRNRRSSGF; via the coding sequence ATGAAGCAGCGTAAATTTAATGTTCTCCTGCTGCTGTTCGGCTTGCTGGGCGCCGTAGTGGGCTTCATCATTGGAGAGCTGATTCTTAACAAACTGATAGGCCACTGGCCGCATATCATCGTGATTGGGCTGTATTTTGGCATCATGGCGCTGTGTATTGGCCTGGGATGCCTTATCGGCGAATGGATTTCGCCACAACTGAACGGGCCGTCATGGCGGCAGCGGTACTCCGGGTTGTCCTGGAAGCTGCTGGTCCCTGCTACGCTGGTGATGCTGTTCGTGGCAGGGCTGCTGCTGGAGCTGGGCTACCAGGTAAACCCCGAAGGTCGCAAAAGTGTACAGGATCTCGTGCTCGTCATTGATAATTCCGGGAGTATGCAGCAAACAGATCCCGACAATGAACGTCTGACAGCCGCCAAGAGTCTAATTGGCCAAATGGATGGAGACAAGCGGGTAGCCATCGTTTCCTTTGAGTCCACTGCGCAGTTGGTTCAGCCGTTTACCCCGATTGGCACAGATGCGGAGAAGCAAGCCGTTTATGCCAAGATCGACAGCATGCAGACCTTAATGACAGGCGGCACAGAAATCGGTCTTGCCTTGGATGAAACCATCAAAGAAATCGAAACTCAGGGTAATGCGGAAAAGGGCTCTCTCGTTATTATGCTGTCTGACGGCTTTAGTGATCTGGATAGCCAGACGGCATTGGCTCCTTATATCGCCCGGCAGATTCCGATTAATACAATCGGTCTGAAGCTCGCTGAATCCGATGGTATAGCATTATTGCAAAATATTGCCCAAATGACGGGTGGAACTTACTTCAATGTGGCGAATGCCCAAGGTCTTACTCAGGCGTTCGGTAAAATTTATGACAAAATCGGCGATCGTACTCTGGTAACGGAGCGAACAGGTGAGTATGCGGATAGTCTGTATTTTGCTATTTACCGTGTAACCGCACTGGTGATTATTGGAGTACTGCTGGGATTGGCACTCGGACTGATGTTCGATAACCGTTTTCTGGCGCGGAATTTCGCGATTGGCGGGGTTCCTGCCGGATTGCTGGCTGGCTTTATTTTGGAAAAGGGCCTGTCCGGCTCGCCCATCGGTGATTTGATGATTCGTTTGGTGGCAGCGCTCGTATTGGCGGCTCTAATCGCGGTCTTCTCGCTTGTGCTGCCGATTGCGGAAAATACTCGCCGTTCTTCCGGCGGAGGAAACCCCGGTGTGTCATCAGGTCGCAGGACAAGAGCGCCGGAAGGCCCGCCGCGTAATCGACGCAGCAGTGGATTTTAG
- a CDS encoding MarR family transcriptional regulator: protein MGSGVYPVCLPWEEESTIYLIKWIFTTVRSEIETALRPLGLTSPQSQTLYILAMSPGVTTTDLEKLLLIDKSSVTSLVNGIVKKNWAVRKSHPQDARMKQIYLTEEGLKIHKVAEHTVEQIKSSAGEMLSAGELETLRGLLKKILHNYRPANARV, encoded by the coding sequence ATGGGAAGTGGAGTATATCCCGTTTGTCTCCCCTGGGAGGAAGAGAGCACGATATATTTAATTAAATGGATTTTTACAACAGTCCGCAGCGAGATTGAGACGGCCTTGCGTCCTTTGGGGCTTACCTCCCCGCAATCGCAGACGCTTTATATACTGGCAATGTCGCCTGGAGTGACCACTACGGATTTGGAAAAGCTGCTGCTTATTGATAAATCAAGCGTCACCAGCCTGGTGAACGGGATCGTTAAGAAAAACTGGGCAGTACGCAAAAGTCACCCGCAAGATGCGCGTATGAAGCAGATTTATTTGACTGAGGAAGGCTTGAAAATTCACAAGGTAGCTGAGCATACAGTTGAGCAGATTAAAAGCTCGGCAGGCGAAATGTTATCTGCGGGGGAGTTAGAGACTCTTCGAGGTCTGTTGAAAAAAATACTTCACAATTACCGTCCTGCGAACGCCCGCGTTTGA
- a CDS encoding beta-mannanase has product MQYRDAQPGDPVISELSHKIDDNRVVLRWQWPEGVAVVFIAKQLADLGVNGQEDAEALPPFSSLKLFTREEYKAAGSYRDRIDGIGRVRYTVYPAVREDGDTFVIRQQDGANRLELSTGKAKIRYAVHHKKGWFRSRKTVQIQVTAEVPVPQEALCYVKKRGGYPADREDGTLYPFTAPFPAGRNVLPAVEVGGDEYVRLFFTDGQKYGTVYELVPE; this is encoded by the coding sequence ATGCAGTATAGGGATGCACAGCCCGGTGATCCTGTTATTTCGGAGCTGAGCCACAAAATTGACGACAACCGGGTTGTGCTTCGCTGGCAGTGGCCGGAAGGAGTCGCCGTGGTATTTATTGCGAAACAATTAGCCGATCTGGGTGTGAACGGGCAGGAGGATGCCGAAGCGTTGCCGCCTTTTTCAAGCCTTAAGCTCTTCACACGTGAGGAGTACAAGGCTGCTGGCAGCTACCGTGACCGGATCGATGGCATTGGACGCGTGCGGTATACCGTGTATCCGGCTGTGCGGGAGGACGGAGATACTTTTGTGATCCGTCAGCAGGATGGAGCTAATCGGCTGGAATTGAGCACGGGTAAAGCTAAAATCAGATATGCGGTCCACCACAAAAAAGGCTGGTTTCGCAGCCGCAAAACGGTGCAGATTCAGGTGACGGCTGAAGTTCCTGTTCCGCAGGAGGCGCTTTGCTATGTGAAAAAGCGTGGTGGCTATCCGGCGGATCGGGAGGACGGAACCTTGTACCCGTTCACGGCACCATTTCCTGCGGGACGGAATGTGTTGCCCGCTGTGGAAGTGGGCGGAGATGAATATGTGCGGCTGTTTTTTACGGACGGCCAGAAATATGGCACGGTATATGAATTAGTCCCTGAATGA
- a CDS encoding CobW family GTP-binding protein: protein MMNKVPVILISGFLGSGKTTLLLRLLAHTRQIPLRPAVLMNEMGEYDVDGAIISEEMPDVSVEGLLEGCICCSKRSELAGALHTLLSQEPDLIFMETTGVANPEQVLEELRSPLLADRLYLVHSISVVDAELFHEYNSRFTADKELVRTLHGQLRNADFIVVNKTDAASTREVTKVIKSIRKLNDTAKLQTAEYSRVDLEPLLEPVLASVSVAAKPVQVPQPESAQAQRTDAAASSAPISAKSIERPGSISRSTAFKVISAHNHSHSYDPNQPHSFSRLESLTLHQYSPQPLEKQRLESFLTGLGSSLLRAKGYCVLPHEGTMLLQYSGSHLEWQPTALPVSQGYVTLIGEHLDKASIADQWEQCFISL, encoded by the coding sequence ATGATGAACAAGGTTCCTGTGATATTAATCAGCGGTTTTCTTGGCAGCGGCAAAACGACACTGCTTCTGCGCCTGCTGGCCCATACCCGGCAAATTCCGCTCCGTCCCGCTGTATTAATGAACGAAATGGGTGAATATGATGTAGACGGCGCCATTATTTCTGAAGAAATGCCCGACGTATCGGTGGAAGGACTGCTGGAGGGCTGCATTTGTTGCAGCAAAAGAAGTGAGCTGGCAGGCGCTCTACACACCCTGCTCAGTCAGGAGCCGGATCTGATCTTCATGGAAACCACAGGGGTAGCCAACCCTGAGCAAGTGCTGGAAGAGCTTCGCTCCCCGCTGCTGGCGGATCGGCTTTATCTGGTTCACAGCATCAGTGTTGTGGACGCTGAGCTTTTTCATGAATACAACAGCCGCTTCACCGCTGACAAAGAGCTGGTTCGGACCCTGCACGGGCAACTTCGCAACGCAGACTTCATTGTGGTGAACAAGACAGATGCGGCTAGTACCCGTGAAGTAACGAAGGTCATCAAGAGTATTCGCAAGCTCAACGATACGGCCAAGCTGCAAACCGCTGAATATAGTCGGGTTGACCTTGAACCACTGCTGGAGCCTGTTCTGGCTTCCGTATCCGTTGCCGCAAAACCTGTACAGGTACCTCAACCTGAATCAGCACAGGCTCAGCGAACCGATGCAGCCGCATCGTCCGCCCCTATTTCCGCCAAAAGTATCGAACGACCCGGCAGTATCTCCAGAAGTACGGCATTCAAAGTTATTTCTGCGCACAATCATAGCCACAGCTACGATCCAAACCAGCCCCATTCGTTTTCCCGTCTGGAGAGCTTAACGCTGCATCAATATTCTCCACAGCCATTGGAAAAGCAACGATTGGAAAGCTTCCTGACCGGGCTCGGTTCCTCGCTGCTTCGGGCGAAAGGCTATTGCGTGCTTCCACACGAAGGTACAATGCTTTTGCAATATTCAGGAAGTCATTTGGAGTGGCAACCCACTGCACTCCCCGTGAGTCAGGGGTACGTCACGCTCATTGGGGAGCATCTGGACAAAGCATCCATTGCTGATCAATGGGAGCAGTGCTTCATTTCGCTTTAA
- a CDS encoding transcription initiation factor TFIID, with product MREQLLRYAADYAAAEDQFIGSGDGRSSIHFPSVFLFIGDRMGPAINTIADINRTKWDNSTGVTYIHIRSQEDHATVDRPVGAIVHAVAVPEESSHKTGRRDLHQAFYTHESQLIELNTALRRASGNLADYGRLYSSFERVHLSILTTADDPMNVLVPEITLLAEYIFAQSFKSVQMDLYVLVSESDQTAQFGYSSAASVAFMRELDYIQSPDYTFTAPLHMTEDKLTIPVSHAPSPLFDLVYVLSDKNERGVTVPNSLRESCDIICHIQLLKNRYQAEDSYRSQDGGYNNTSFKNNIMTESGRQGYVSAGFSRVKRPNESIALTVLHHFYVKLLARMRIEQEWDIRDKLDYFGLDAAERSRTRNDLVPGNEAIMDMSALMTSGASYGSLKRMTLREAEEALFGQGCEAFFRDNCERIVHKRLGDFQAELCLQTAVNESVKEHPKIGLFELTDWTDENKTGNVLTAIRGLIRDTSNDLQISAAELDALYSGRVEDQPFQRLPLMDKHNVRSLIRYLTETVYGHKLNMLWIQTDLELLRRYELALEKWHMQAKHITVQLANLERDLHQAATDSVRQADSYTGQNLFEYYERVTEDVMRELETKRGKAVFFDARHMGPVSGLLDGGPSKLVDRLTQTCRTLILSAQPFNQTFEEELLRRANVAAAYENRLVVPKDELFKKLYQRLEENGGINVRLLDYTHEHRYEEKYFFGDYEGEFLPYALDVDITSRIYKLGFVHERRSSGVEKLHLMGGFHLEDLMVYRNGKTYYETYIANGFVFHGINADRLPELR from the coding sequence ATGAGAGAGCAGTTGTTACGTTATGCGGCTGACTATGCAGCCGCAGAGGATCAATTCATCGGTAGCGGGGATGGACGCAGCAGCATCCATTTCCCGTCCGTGTTTCTTTTTATCGGTGACCGTATGGGTCCGGCAATCAACACGATTGCAGATATCAACCGGACCAAGTGGGATAACAGTACGGGGGTAACGTACATTCACATCCGGTCGCAGGAGGATCATGCAACTGTAGATCGTCCGGTGGGTGCCATTGTCCATGCGGTAGCAGTACCGGAGGAAAGTAGCCACAAAACCGGACGACGTGATTTGCATCAGGCTTTTTATACACATGAATCGCAGTTGATTGAGCTTAACACCGCGTTGCGCCGGGCTAGTGGGAACTTGGCGGATTACGGTCGTTTGTATTCCTCGTTCGAGCGTGTCCATTTGTCGATCCTGACGACAGCCGACGATCCCATGAATGTATTGGTTCCCGAGATTACGCTGTTGGCGGAATACATTTTTGCGCAGTCCTTTAAGTCGGTACAGATGGATCTGTACGTATTGGTCAGCGAAAGCGATCAGACAGCCCAATTTGGCTATAGCAGCGCAGCATCAGTTGCTTTTATGAGAGAACTGGACTATATCCAAAGTCCGGATTATACGTTCACGGCGCCACTGCATATGACTGAGGACAAACTGACCATTCCAGTATCTCATGCTCCGTCGCCGTTGTTCGATCTCGTCTATGTGCTGTCCGACAAGAACGAACGCGGTGTAACGGTGCCGAATAGCCTGCGAGAGAGCTGTGACATCATTTGCCATATTCAGCTTCTCAAAAACCGTTATCAGGCGGAAGATTCCTATCGTTCACAGGATGGGGGGTATAACAATACGTCGTTTAAAAACAACATTATGACGGAATCCGGGCGGCAGGGCTATGTGTCGGCTGGATTTTCCCGGGTCAAGCGCCCTAATGAGTCGATTGCGCTTACGGTGCTGCATCACTTTTATGTGAAACTGCTGGCGCGTATGAGAATAGAGCAGGAATGGGATATACGCGATAAGCTGGATTATTTCGGTTTGGATGCTGCCGAGCGCAGCCGTACACGAAATGACCTCGTTCCTGGTAATGAGGCCATTATGGACATGAGCGCTTTAATGACCAGCGGAGCCAGCTACGGCTCGTTAAAGCGAATGACACTGCGCGAGGCGGAGGAAGCCTTGTTCGGACAGGGCTGTGAAGCCTTTTTCCGCGATAATTGTGAACGGATCGTACACAAACGGTTGGGGGATTTTCAGGCGGAATTATGTCTGCAAACGGCTGTGAACGAATCGGTCAAGGAGCACCCCAAGATCGGTTTGTTCGAGCTTACGGACTGGACGGATGAGAATAAGACCGGGAATGTGCTTACCGCCATTCGAGGACTGATTCGAGATACGTCCAATGACTTGCAGATCAGCGCTGCTGAGCTGGATGCCCTGTATAGTGGACGAGTGGAAGACCAGCCCTTTCAACGATTGCCGCTGATGGATAAACATAATGTGCGCAGCTTGATCCGTTACCTGACCGAGACGGTCTATGGGCACAAGCTGAACATGCTGTGGATTCAAACGGATCTGGAGCTACTTCGCCGTTATGAGCTGGCTCTTGAAAAATGGCATATGCAGGCGAAGCATATTACCGTACAGCTTGCCAATCTGGAGCGTGATCTGCATCAGGCTGCAACGGACAGCGTCCGTCAGGCTGACAGCTATACAGGTCAAAACCTGTTTGAGTACTATGAGCGTGTGACGGAGGATGTCATGCGTGAGCTGGAGACCAAGCGGGGGAAAGCTGTATTCTTTGATGCCCGGCATATGGGTCCTGTATCCGGTTTGCTGGATGGCGGTCCGTCAAAGCTGGTGGATCGACTCACACAGACTTGCCGCACTCTGATCCTTAGCGCACAGCCGTTTAACCAGACATTCGAGGAAGAATTGCTGCGGCGGGCGAATGTGGCTGCTGCCTATGAAAATCGGCTGGTCGTTCCGAAGGATGAGCTGTTTAAAAAACTGTACCAAAGGCTGGAGGAAAACGGCGGTATTAACGTACGTTTGCTGGATTACACTCATGAGCATCGGTATGAGGAAAAATATTTCTTTGGTGACTACGAAGGCGAATTTCTTCCTTATGCGCTGGATGTGGATATTACCTCGCGCATTTACAAGCTGGGGTTTGTGCATGAGCGTCGCAGCAGCGGGGTAGAAAAGCTTCATTTGATGGGTGGTTTCCATCTGGAGGATCTGATGGTCTACCGCAACGGCAAGACGTATTATGAGACATATATCGCGAATGGTTTCGTGTTTCACGGGATCAACGCGGATCGGCTGCCGGAACTGCGGTAG
- a CDS encoding type B 50S ribosomal protein L31, which translates to MKKDLHPTLNKVIFLDPSCGFSFLSASTKYSQETMEWEDGNTYPVIRVDTSSASHPFFTGKQRNVDIGGRVDRFNKKYNL; encoded by the coding sequence ATGAAAAAAGATCTTCATCCAACATTGAACAAAGTTATCTTTTTGGACCCTAGCTGTGGATTCTCTTTCCTGAGTGCTTCCACTAAGTATTCCCAAGAAACGATGGAATGGGAAGACGGCAACACATACCCGGTTATCCGTGTAGATACCAGCTCCGCTTCTCACCCGTTCTTCACTGGTAAACAAAGAAACGTGGATATCGGTGGACGTGTGGATCGCTTTAACAAAAAATATAACCTTTAG
- a CDS encoding CobW family GTP-binding protein, whose translation MIPIVVLSGFLGSGKTTLLQHALAYYKGQGLKPAILMNELGDVNLDGSLVNGQAPTKEMLSGCICCTIRGDLGVELMNLAEEYNPDVIIVECTGVANPMEIVDAVTDASIYSSMILQSVITVVDARQFLDFASGHERNKSYRLMQDQLRCASKLIINKTDLLAAGELQKVQALVKELNPYALTVSTQRSDVDADTFFSIQGEDRMDVSRQKESIADSGNDHYHSENHLHAHDHGDHADHHHHDHDHEHGEHYHSYDHVVVHTHFFGQPVPRSEFEQLFRSLPAEIYRAKGIVRFLESEGQMMFQFAYRELEIIPIRPQKPVNDVAVVMGENFSASEIEERLRKLEAAEEPLTGL comes from the coding sequence ATGATACCGATTGTTGTTTTATCCGGATTTCTGGGCAGCGGTAAAACAACTCTTCTTCAGCATGCGCTGGCTTACTATAAAGGGCAGGGACTCAAGCCGGCTATTTTGATGAATGAGTTGGGCGATGTTAATTTGGACGGCAGTCTTGTGAACGGCCAGGCTCCCACGAAGGAAATGCTTAGTGGCTGCATATGCTGTACCATTCGCGGAGATTTGGGCGTTGAGCTGATGAACCTTGCCGAGGAATATAACCCGGACGTGATTATTGTAGAATGTACCGGAGTGGCTAATCCGATGGAAATTGTAGATGCCGTGACAGATGCCTCTATCTATTCCTCTATGATCTTACAATCTGTTATTACGGTGGTGGATGCGCGTCAATTTTTGGATTTTGCCTCAGGTCACGAGAGAAACAAGTCGTATCGCCTGATGCAGGATCAGCTTCGATGCGCTTCCAAGCTGATTATTAACAAGACCGATTTATTGGCTGCGGGGGAGTTGCAGAAGGTACAGGCCCTCGTAAAAGAATTAAATCCGTATGCGCTGACGGTGAGCACGCAACGGAGCGACGTGGACGCGGATACTTTTTTCTCCATTCAGGGAGAGGATCGTATGGACGTTTCGCGGCAAAAGGAGTCCATAGCCGATAGCGGAAATGATCATTATCATTCGGAAAATCATCTACACGCTCATGATCATGGAGACCATGCAGACCATCACCATCATGACCATGACCACGAACATGGAGAGCATTATCATTCCTACGACCATGTAGTTGTTCACACGCATTTCTTTGGACAACCTGTGCCACGCTCCGAGTTTGAACAGTTGTTTCGCAGTTTGCCAGCTGAAATTTACCGAGCCAAAGGAATTGTGCGTTTTCTGGAATCAGAGGGTCAGATGATGTTCCAGTTTGCCTACCGGGAGTTGGAAATCATTCCGATTCGCCCGCAGAAGCCGGTGAATGATGTAGCTGTCGTCATGGGCGAAAATTTCTCTGCTTCCGAGATCGAAGAACGGTTGAGAAAGCTGGAAGCGGCCGAAGAACCGTTGACTGGTTTATGA
- the rpmG gene encoding 50S ribosomal protein L33, with translation MRVIVTLACTESGDRNYTTTKNKRNHPERLEMKKYSPRLKKYTIHRETR, from the coding sequence ATGCGCGTAATTGTTACCTTGGCATGCACCGAATCTGGTGACCGCAACTATACAACAACCAAGAACAAAAGAAATCATCCGGAGCGTCTTGAAATGAAAAAATACTCTCCGCGTCTGAAAAAGTATACGATTCATCGTGAAACTAGATAA
- a CDS encoding permease has translation MKTSTLLKMLPFMIPFAFLIPVLVTLSPRWLRSLDMSQLQPLKTVFMGIFLEAVPFLLIGVLVSSLLQWLVPETWIRKIAPAHPVPGVLLASLLGLLFPICECGMIPVVRQLMLKGMPAYMGITFILSGPIINPVVLAATMMAFPSHPEVTAVRMGLALVVSAIIGLIVYAFVRVHPLKRSLLSFNQPKQNNQTHRHNRTWRDFFVHAGDEFLDMSKYLIIGALLTASIQTFIPRDEMLSLSGETAGSYAFMMGFAYVLSLCSTSDAFVATAFSHTFTLGPLASFLVLGPMLDFKGTLMLLSTFRTKFVAVLCLLIVSFVLVGSMAAEWLLGR, from the coding sequence ATGAAAACCAGTACGCTGTTGAAGATGCTGCCTTTTATGATTCCGTTTGCCTTTCTCATCCCTGTGCTTGTTACGCTATCTCCCCGATGGCTTCGTTCGTTAGATATGAGTCAACTACAACCGTTAAAAACGGTATTTATGGGCATCTTTCTGGAAGCTGTCCCGTTTCTCCTAATCGGTGTACTTGTCTCATCCCTTTTACAATGGCTCGTACCGGAAACATGGATTCGCAAAATAGCGCCTGCGCATCCTGTGCCGGGTGTCCTGCTGGCCTCTTTGCTGGGTCTGCTGTTTCCCATCTGTGAATGCGGCATGATCCCTGTCGTTCGCCAATTGATGCTCAAAGGAATGCCTGCCTATATGGGCATCACCTTTATTTTAAGCGGGCCGATTATCAATCCCGTGGTGCTGGCTGCGACGATGATGGCTTTCCCTTCCCATCCCGAGGTCACTGCCGTTCGAATGGGGCTGGCCTTAGTCGTTTCCGCGATCATTGGGCTGATCGTGTATGCCTTTGTGCGTGTGCATCCGCTCAAACGTTCGTTGCTCTCTTTTAACCAGCCAAAGCAGAACAACCAGACTCATCGCCACAATCGCACATGGCGGGACTTTTTTGTACATGCTGGCGACGAATTTTTGGATATGAGCAAATATCTCATTATCGGCGCGTTGCTGACAGCCTCCATCCAGACCTTCATCCCACGGGATGAAATGCTTTCGTTAAGCGGTGAAACGGCTGGTTCGTACGCCTTTATGATGGGTTTTGCCTACGTACTGTCCCTGTGTTCCACCTCCGATGCCTTTGTGGCTACTGCTTTTTCGCATACCTTTACACTGGGCCCGCTGGCATCCTTTCTTGTACTCGGCCCGATGCTGGATTTCAAAGGTACGCTTATGCTGCTAAGCACCTTCCGCACCAAATTTGTCGCCGTTCTGTGCTTGCTCATTGTTTCGTTCGTCCTGGTGGGTTCTATGGCTGCTGAATGGTTATTGGGGAGGTGA